In one Triplophysa dalaica isolate WHDGS20190420 chromosome 9, ASM1584641v1, whole genome shotgun sequence genomic region, the following are encoded:
- the si:ch211-11n16.2 gene encoding zinc finger FYVE domain-containing protein 1 isoform X1 encodes MSEMLLKDMESIPLVNVKMAEETESGRSFLLVDENESLQVKDENRFLKRLGCSPAQGVKVVSIFGNTGDGKSHTLNHIMFDGEEVFATSPSPASCTVGVWAAYDPNLNLIVLDTEGLLGASSQQNRRMRLQLKVLAVSDVALYRTRAERLHNDMFQFLGSASGAYLKHFTPELRALSNRCGLDVPLSTLGPAVIVFQETSRTQLLGQGESALSDGSVPGQADTLLQKIFHDLGQSTDAFSSVQYVGTQTITPPTDYSQLLHIVNQQVKNTATRAPRQPGIVFSALQALSNRFCGEISDDKINICSFFPDEYFTCPSTCLSCSVRCKNGMNHQKDGIPHMADGLCQYAHQYNNKVLICKRCYEGGREVIVVPKTSASSENQWIGLAKYAWSGYVLECANCGIIFRSRQYWMGNQDPESSVVRPEVKHVWQGTDTFQTDHQNAAQRVLDGMNYIIQSVSEYSAGPTKAVTAWLTDQVAPPYWKPNAEIIKCNGCNRKFEEAERKHHCRACGEGFCQACSTHSMPVPERGWGGTPVRVCDTCYQQGGAPHAGQVAQMEPRALVARRVTEVAQSTLDMVSTAVDYPLCLMKGVARPEYWIPDHEISQCQCCNKTFTPSMSKHHCRACGQGVCSKCSTKTRPVPSRGWDHPVRVCDSCADRTDPL; translated from the exons atgtCCGAAATGCTGTTGAAAGATATGGAGAGCATTCCTCTCGTCAATGTTAAAATGGCAGAGGAGACGGAAAGCGGACGCAGTTTTCTCCTGGTGGACGAAAACGAAAGCTtgcag GTGAAGGACGAAAACCGATTTTTGAAGCGATTAGGCTGCAGCCCCGCTCAAGGAGTCAAAGTTGTCTCCATCTTCGGAAACACGGGCGACGGCAAGTCCCATACCCTCAATCACATTATGTTTGACGGCGAGGAAGTGTTCGCTACGTCTCCTTCCCCGGCCTCCTGCACGGTGGGCGTTTGGGCCGCTTACGATCCCAACCTGAATTTAATAGTGCTGGATACGGAAGGCCTGCTTGGTGCCTCCAGTCAACAGAACCGCCGGATGCGTCTGCAGCTGAAGGTACTGGCCGTGTCAGACGTGGCATTATATCGCACACGGGCCGAGAGGTTGCACAACGACATGTTTCAGTTTCTGGGCAGTGCGTCGGGCGCTTACCTGAAGCACTTTACCCCTGAGCTCCGGGCACTTTCTAACCGATGTGGGCTGGACGTGCCTCTGTCCACTCTGGGCCCTGCTGTTATAGTATTTCAGGAGACCTCTCGGACGCAGCTGTTGGGTCAGGGTGAGTCGGCACTGAGCG ATGGCTCTGTCCCGGGGCAAGCAGACACACTCCTTCAAAAGATTTTTCACGATCTGGGCCAGAGCACAGATGCCTTCAGCTCAGTTCAGTATGTGGGGACTCAGACCATCACGCCCCCTACAGACTACTCCCAGTTACTGCACATAGTCAATCAGCAGGTGAAAAACACGGCCACACGAGCCCCCCGACAGCCTGGTATTGTGTTCAGTGCGCTGCAG GCTTTGAGCAACAGGTTCTGTGGAGAGATCTCGGATGATAAAATCAACATATGCTCCTTCTTTCCCGATGAATATTTCACTTGCCCGTCAACGTGTCTCAGCTGCAG TGTGCGGTGTAAGAATGGCATGAACCACCAGAAAGATGGCATCCCTCACATGGCTGATGGACTGTGTCAGTATGCCCACCAATACAACAATAAAGTTCTCATCTGCAAG AGGTGCTATGAGGGTGGAAGGGAAGTGATTGTTGTGCCCAAAACATCAGCCTCTTCAGAAAACCAATGGATTGGTCTGGCCAAGTATGCATGGTCTGG TTATGTTTTAGAGTGTGCCAACTGTGGCATCATCTTCCGCAGCAGACAGTACTGGATGGGCAACCAGGACCCAGAGAGCAGCGTAGTGCGGCCGGAGGTTAAGCACGTGTGGCAGGGG ACTGACACCTTCCAGACGGACCATCAGAATGCTGCTCAGAGGGTTTTGGATGGCATGAATTATATCATCCAGTCAGTGTCTGAATACAGTGCAGGCCCCACTAAAGCCGTGACTGCCTGGCTTACAGATCAAGTGGCTCCTCCATATTGGAAACCCAATGCTGAAATCATT aaatGTAACGGCTGTAATAGAAAGTTTGAGGAGGCGGAGAGGAAACATCACTGTCGGGCGTGTGGCGAGGGTTTCTGTCAGGCCTGCTCAACACACAGCATGCCCGTGCCTGAGAGGGGTTGGGGCGGGACCCCTGTCAGAGTGTGTGATACCTGTTACCAGCAGGGAGGAGCGCCACATGCTGGACAGG TTGCACAGATGGAACCTCGAGCCCTCGTCGCCCGCAGAGTCACTGAAGTAGCTCAATCAACTCTTGATATGGTCTCTACCGCAGTAGATTACCCCCTCT GTTTGATGAAAGGAGTTGCGAGGCCAGAATATTGGATCCCCGATCATGAGATCAGTCAGTGCCAATGTTGCAATAAGACCTTCACCCCCAGCATGTCAAAGCACCACTGCAGGGCATGCGGTCAGGGAGTGTGCAGCAAGTGCTCCACAAAAACCAGGCCCGTGCCATCTCGTGGCTGGGACCACCCGGTGCGGGTGTGCGACAGCTGTGCAGACCGCACAGATCCCCTTTGA
- the si:ch211-11n16.2 gene encoding zinc finger FYVE domain-containing protein 1 isoform X2, whose amino-acid sequence MSEMLLKDMESIPLVNVKMAEETESGRSFLLVDENESLQVKDENRFLKRLGCSPAQGVKVVSIFGNTGDGKSHTLNHIMFDGEEVFATSPSPASCTVGVWAAYDPNLNLIVLDTEGLLGASSQQNRRMRLQLKVLAVSDVALYRTRAERLHNDMFQFLGSASGAYLKHFTPELRALSNRCGLDVPLSTLGPAVIVFQETSRTQLLGQDGSVPGQADTLLQKIFHDLGQSTDAFSSVQYVGTQTITPPTDYSQLLHIVNQQVKNTATRAPRQPGIVFSALQALSNRFCGEISDDKINICSFFPDEYFTCPSTCLSCSVRCKNGMNHQKDGIPHMADGLCQYAHQYNNKVLICKRCYEGGREVIVVPKTSASSENQWIGLAKYAWSGYVLECANCGIIFRSRQYWMGNQDPESSVVRPEVKHVWQGTDTFQTDHQNAAQRVLDGMNYIIQSVSEYSAGPTKAVTAWLTDQVAPPYWKPNAEIIKCNGCNRKFEEAERKHHCRACGEGFCQACSTHSMPVPERGWGGTPVRVCDTCYQQGGAPHAGQVAQMEPRALVARRVTEVAQSTLDMVSTAVDYPLCLMKGVARPEYWIPDHEISQCQCCNKTFTPSMSKHHCRACGQGVCSKCSTKTRPVPSRGWDHPVRVCDSCADRTDPL is encoded by the exons atgtCCGAAATGCTGTTGAAAGATATGGAGAGCATTCCTCTCGTCAATGTTAAAATGGCAGAGGAGACGGAAAGCGGACGCAGTTTTCTCCTGGTGGACGAAAACGAAAGCTtgcag GTGAAGGACGAAAACCGATTTTTGAAGCGATTAGGCTGCAGCCCCGCTCAAGGAGTCAAAGTTGTCTCCATCTTCGGAAACACGGGCGACGGCAAGTCCCATACCCTCAATCACATTATGTTTGACGGCGAGGAAGTGTTCGCTACGTCTCCTTCCCCGGCCTCCTGCACGGTGGGCGTTTGGGCCGCTTACGATCCCAACCTGAATTTAATAGTGCTGGATACGGAAGGCCTGCTTGGTGCCTCCAGTCAACAGAACCGCCGGATGCGTCTGCAGCTGAAGGTACTGGCCGTGTCAGACGTGGCATTATATCGCACACGGGCCGAGAGGTTGCACAACGACATGTTTCAGTTTCTGGGCAGTGCGTCGGGCGCTTACCTGAAGCACTTTACCCCTGAGCTCCGGGCACTTTCTAACCGATGTGGGCTGGACGTGCCTCTGTCCACTCTGGGCCCTGCTGTTATAGTATTTCAGGAGACCTCTCGGACGCAGCTGTTGGGTCAGG ATGGCTCTGTCCCGGGGCAAGCAGACACACTCCTTCAAAAGATTTTTCACGATCTGGGCCAGAGCACAGATGCCTTCAGCTCAGTTCAGTATGTGGGGACTCAGACCATCACGCCCCCTACAGACTACTCCCAGTTACTGCACATAGTCAATCAGCAGGTGAAAAACACGGCCACACGAGCCCCCCGACAGCCTGGTATTGTGTTCAGTGCGCTGCAG GCTTTGAGCAACAGGTTCTGTGGAGAGATCTCGGATGATAAAATCAACATATGCTCCTTCTTTCCCGATGAATATTTCACTTGCCCGTCAACGTGTCTCAGCTGCAG TGTGCGGTGTAAGAATGGCATGAACCACCAGAAAGATGGCATCCCTCACATGGCTGATGGACTGTGTCAGTATGCCCACCAATACAACAATAAAGTTCTCATCTGCAAG AGGTGCTATGAGGGTGGAAGGGAAGTGATTGTTGTGCCCAAAACATCAGCCTCTTCAGAAAACCAATGGATTGGTCTGGCCAAGTATGCATGGTCTGG TTATGTTTTAGAGTGTGCCAACTGTGGCATCATCTTCCGCAGCAGACAGTACTGGATGGGCAACCAGGACCCAGAGAGCAGCGTAGTGCGGCCGGAGGTTAAGCACGTGTGGCAGGGG ACTGACACCTTCCAGACGGACCATCAGAATGCTGCTCAGAGGGTTTTGGATGGCATGAATTATATCATCCAGTCAGTGTCTGAATACAGTGCAGGCCCCACTAAAGCCGTGACTGCCTGGCTTACAGATCAAGTGGCTCCTCCATATTGGAAACCCAATGCTGAAATCATT aaatGTAACGGCTGTAATAGAAAGTTTGAGGAGGCGGAGAGGAAACATCACTGTCGGGCGTGTGGCGAGGGTTTCTGTCAGGCCTGCTCAACACACAGCATGCCCGTGCCTGAGAGGGGTTGGGGCGGGACCCCTGTCAGAGTGTGTGATACCTGTTACCAGCAGGGAGGAGCGCCACATGCTGGACAGG TTGCACAGATGGAACCTCGAGCCCTCGTCGCCCGCAGAGTCACTGAAGTAGCTCAATCAACTCTTGATATGGTCTCTACCGCAGTAGATTACCCCCTCT GTTTGATGAAAGGAGTTGCGAGGCCAGAATATTGGATCCCCGATCATGAGATCAGTCAGTGCCAATGTTGCAATAAGACCTTCACCCCCAGCATGTCAAAGCACCACTGCAGGGCATGCGGTCAGGGAGTGTGCAGCAAGTGCTCCACAAAAACCAGGCCCGTGCCATCTCGTGGCTGGGACCACCCGGTGCGGGTGTGCGACAGCTGTGCAGACCGCACAGATCCCCTTTGA